The following DNA comes from Oscillospiraceae bacterium.
GAATAATCACCTCCAGTCTGCATGAGCAGGACATTCAATCCTCCATATCATCGCCGGAAGGGACCTTTTTCAGTTCCGCATCGATTATCTTGAGCAGACGGCTCAGACAATCGTCAAAACGATCCTCCTCATCTGATTCATCAGGCTCAGTGTCCTCCCGCATATCGTCTGCCAGCTCATAACCGGCCTCATCGGGTGTGAACAGCTCAGCATCCATCAGATCATAAAGCATACCGGTGTCAGAACTGGTCGCATAGCTTTCAGGAATGTCCCAGTTCTTGAAGGCGTTTTCGGCAACGGCGTCAACAATTTTGGAAAAATGCCGCGTGCCGTGATTGGCCGGGCAATCAGGTAGATCAGAAATCGACTTCGTCAGCTCCTTCACCAGAAGGTACATCCCGACCTTATCGTTGATATGACGGAGATAATCTTCCCCGTGAATCATAAACATGGTTTCGTCATCCATTGCAAAATGCTCCTTTTCCTCTTTTGCCAGCGGCCTATTACAAGCCGTGGCGCTTTTCTTTTCGGTACTGCAATCCTCGCTCTCGTCCTCTGCCATATAGGCAAAGAATTCAAGAGCAGGCAGAAGTTCCTTCTTTGCCCAGCTCTCAAACGCCCTTGCCTCCGGGGTGTGGCATCGAGTGATCAGCCGAAGAAAATCAGGAGTATTCAGTACCGTCATATACTGAATCCCACCGTCAGTGGGCAAGGGACGCTTCTGACGGGTGGCGTTGAT
Coding sequences within:
- a CDS encoding Bro-N domain-containing protein is translated as MMENLIICESERFGNIRVLVENGTPLLCGSDVTAILGYQNSRKALARINATRQKRPLPTDGGIQYMTVLNTPDFLRLITRCHTPEARAFESWAKKELLPALEFFAYMAEDESEDCSTEKKSATACNRPLAKEEKEHFAMDDETMFMIHGEDYLRHINDKVGMYLLVKELTKSISDLPDCPANHGTRHFSKIVDAVAENAFKNWDIPESYATSSDTGMLYDLMDAELFTPDEAGYELADDMREDTEPDESDEEDRFDDCLSRLLKIIDAELKKVPSGDDMED